The Streptococcus oralis Uo5 genome includes a window with the following:
- a CDS encoding DUF805 domain-containing protein: protein MKKWYENIKIFLLHLKTAESLRCLRDAGFHWAFIFIALVPIVGPIALIVMLAWPSKKDEDADTEEQDQITA, encoded by the coding sequence TTGAAGAAATGGTACGAAAATATTAAGATATTTCTACTCCATTTAAAAACGGCTGAGTCGCTTCGCTGCTTACGAGACGCTGGTTTCCACTGGGCCTTTATCTTCATTGCTTTGGTTCCTATCGTTGGACCGATTGCTCTTATTGTAATGCTTGCTTGGCCAAGTAAGAAGGATGAAGATGCAGATACTGAAGAACAGGATCAAATTACTGCTTAA
- a CDS encoding DUF805 domain-containing protein, translating into MLSAIRSFFKGYANFSGRSTRPEFWWVWLLNMVIFLPAYYSLFTGVESDKAIRNIAVFSMCIILFIVEFVPLLALIVRRLRDVGIHWAYIFIVFVPLGAITLLVMLAMPSQRFGEKVIENSEKDKENTEDSRFEEMVRKY; encoded by the coding sequence ATGCTGAGTGCTATTAGGAGTTTTTTCAAAGGCTATGCAAATTTTTCTGGTCGTTCCACACGTCCTGAATTTTGGTGGGTTTGGCTGCTAAATATGGTAATTTTCTTGCCCGCCTACTACTCACTTTTTACTGGAGTAGAATCTGATAAAGCCATCAGGAATATTGCGGTCTTCAGTATGTGTATTATTTTGTTTATAGTAGAGTTTGTTCCTCTACTAGCACTGATAGTACGTCGCTTACGAGATGTGGGTATCCATTGGGCCTATATTTTTATTGTATTTGTTCCTTTGGGTGCAATAACACTGCTCGTTATGCTCGCTATGCCAAGTCAACGATTTGGAGAAAAAGTGATAGAGAATAGTGAAAAAGATAAAGAGAATACGGAAGATTCTCGGTTTGAAGAAATGGTACGAAAATATTAA
- a CDS encoding nucleoside-diphosphate sugar epimerase/dehydratase — MNKKLTDYVIDLVEILNKQQKQVFWGIFDILSMVVSIIVSYILFYGLINPAPVDYVIYTLLAFLLYQIMIAFWGLNASISRYSKITDFMKIFFGVMLSSVLSYGICYAFLPLFSIRFIVLFILLSTFLILLPRITWQLIYSKRKQGSGDGEHRRTFLIGAGDGGALFMNSYQHPTSDLELVGILDNDEKKKGQKLGGIPVLGSYDNLPELAKRHQIERVIVAIPSLDPSEYERILQMCNKLGVKCYKMPKVETVVQGLHQPGSGFQKIDITDLLGRQEIRLDESRLGTEITGKTILVTGAGGSIGSEICRQVSRFNPERIVLLGHGENSIYLVYHELIRTFQGIDYVPVIADIQDYDRLLQVFEQYKPAIVYHAAAHKHVPMMERNPKEAFKNNILGTYNVAKAVDEAKVPKMVMISTDKAVNPPNVMGATKRVAELIVTGFNQRSKSTYCAVRFGNVLGSRGSVIPVFERQIAEGGPVTVTDFRMTRYFMTIPEASRLVIHAGAYAKDGEVFILDMGKPVKIYDLAKKMVLLSGHTESEIPIVEVGIRPGEKLYEELLVSTELVDNQVMDKIFVGKVNVMPLEAIDQKIEEFRSLSGDELKEAIISFANETTHAE; from the coding sequence TTGTTTTATGGCCTTATAAATCCGGCGCCTGTGGATTACGTCATCTACACTCTTTTAGCCTTCCTCCTCTATCAAATCATGATTGCGTTTTGGGGGCTAAATGCTAGTATTAGTCGTTATAGCAAGATTACGGATTTCATGAAAATCTTTTTCGGAGTGATGCTCAGCAGTGTTCTTTCTTATGGAATCTGCTATGCCTTTCTTCCATTGTTTTCTATCCGTTTCATCGTACTCTTCATTTTGTTGAGTACCTTCCTCATCTTGCTTCCTCGTATCACTTGGCAGCTGATTTATTCTAAGCGTAAGCAAGGTAGTGGAGATGGAGAGCATCGTCGTACCTTCTTGATCGGTGCTGGTGATGGTGGTGCCCTCTTTATGAACAGCTACCAACATCCAACTAGCGACCTTGAGCTAGTGGGGATATTGGATAATGATGAAAAGAAAAAGGGACAAAAACTAGGTGGAATCCCAGTTCTGGGCTCTTATGATAATCTACCTGAATTAGCTAAACGTCACCAAATCGAGCGTGTCATCGTAGCGATCCCTTCGCTTGACCCATCAGAGTACGAACGCATCTTGCAGATGTGTAATAAGCTAGGCGTCAAATGTTACAAGATGCCTAAGGTTGAGACAGTCGTTCAAGGACTCCATCAACCAGGTAGTGGTTTCCAAAAAATTGATATCACAGACCTTTTGGGCCGTCAGGAAATTCGTCTCGACGAATCGCGTCTGGGTACTGAGATTACAGGCAAGACCATCCTGGTGACAGGGGCAGGTGGTTCGATTGGTTCGGAGATTTGTCGTCAGGTTAGTCGCTTCAATCCCGAGCGTATCGTCTTGCTTGGACATGGTGAAAACTCAATCTATCTCGTTTATCATGAATTGATCCGTACATTCCAAGGGATTGATTATGTTCCTGTTATTGCAGATATTCAGGACTATGACCGTCTCTTGCAGGTGTTTGAGCAGTACAAACCAGCCATTGTTTACCATGCTGCAGCCCACAAGCACGTTCCGATGATGGAGCGCAATCCAAAAGAAGCCTTCAAGAACAATATCCTCGGTACCTACAATGTTGCCAAGGCTGTTGATGAAGCCAAAGTACCTAAGATGGTCATGATTTCGACTGACAAGGCGGTCAATCCACCGAATGTTATGGGCGCAACCAAGCGCGTGGCAGAGTTGATTGTCACTGGCTTTAACCAACGTAGTAAATCAACCTACTGTGCAGTCCGTTTTGGGAATGTTCTCGGTAGTCGTGGTAGTGTGATTCCTGTCTTTGAACGTCAGATTGCTGAAGGCGGTCCTGTAACGGTGACAGACTTCCGTATGACACGTTACTTCATGACCATTCCAGAGGCTAGCCGTCTAGTAATCCATGCTGGCGCTTATGCCAAGGACGGAGAAGTCTTTATCCTCGATATGGGCAAACCAGTTAAGATCTATGACTTGGCTAAGAAAATGGTTCTTCTAAGTGGGCACACGGAAAGTGAAATTCCAATCGTTGAGGTCGGTATCCGCCCGGGTGAAAAACTCTATGAAGAACTCTTGGTTTCGACCGAATTGGTTGATAACCAAGTCATGGACAAGATTTTCGTTGGTAAGGTAAACGTCATGCCGCTAGAAGCCATCGATCAAAAGATTGAAGAATTCCGTTCACTCAGTGGAGATGAGCTCAAAGAAGCGATTATTTCCTTTGCAAATGAGACAACCCATGCTGAGTAA